The nucleotide window ACGAAGAGCACGGTCATCCCCAGGTCCTTGAGGTCGAGGATGTGGTCGAGGAGCGATTCGGTGAGCGCCGGGTTGACGCCCGCCATCGGCTCGTCGAGCATGACGAACGACGGATCGCTCATGAGCGCGCGCGCCATCTCGAGGAGCTTGCGCTGACCGCCGGAGAGCGAGGCGGCGAAGTCGTCGGCCTTCGCGTCGAGCTTGAAGCGGGCGAGCAGCTCGCGGGCCTTCTGCTCGTTCTCGCGCTCCTGCGTGCGCCAGAAGCCCGGCACGAAGCTCGTCCAGAACCGTTCCCCGCGCTGGCCCGTCGCTCCGAGCTTCATGTTCTCGAGCACCGTGAGCAGCGACAGCGCCTTCGTCAGCTGGAAGGTGCGGACCTGCCCCATCCGCGCCACCTTGAACGCGGGGATGCCGGACAGGCGCTTGCCGTCGAACTCCCACGTGCCCGAGTTGGGCTTGTCGAAGCCGCACAGCAGGTTGAAGAGCGTCGTCTTGCCGGCCCCGTTGGGTCCGATGAGCGCTGTGATGGCGTTCCGCGGGATCTCGAGGTGCTCGACGTCGACGGCGGTCAAGCCGCCGAAACGACGCGTCACGTTGTCGACGACCATGATCGGGTCGACCTTCGCGACGCCCGGTGTCGGCTCGCCCTTGGCGAGCCCGGTCGTCTTGGGACGACGGACGCTTCCCGTCACGGGTGCAGGTTCCGACGCCGGCGCGGCGGTCGGCACCGCGGCCGGCGCCGCCGGCTCGTGGCTCGGCACCGCTTCGCGGGCGACGTCGGGCGGGGTGGGGTCCTCGTGCGGGCGGGGCGCCGAGGCATCCCGATCCGGGCCCGGCGTCAGGCCGTCGTTGCTGGGGGTGCTGTTACTTGACAAAGGTCATCTCCCTCTTGTCGCCGAGGATGCCCTGGGGACGGAAGATCACAAGGAGCATGAGCGCGACACCGACGAGGATGAAGCGCAGCGTGCCCGCCTGGATGTCGCTGATCGGCAGGATGCCGGCGGTCGCGAGGTCCGGGAGCAGGTTGCCGAGCAGAGCCATCACGAGCCAGAAGATCACGGCGCCCAGCGACGGACCCAGGATCGTGGCGGCACCGCCGAGGAGCAGACAGGTCCACACGAAGAA belongs to Microbacterium sp. BK668 and includes:
- a CDS encoding ABC transporter ATP-binding protein is translated as MVVDNVTRRFGGLTAVDVEHLEIPRNAITALIGPNGAGKTTLFNLLCGFDKPNSGTWEFDGKRLSGIPAFKVARMGQVRTFQLTKALSLLTVLENMKLGATGQRGERFWTSFVPGFWRTQERENEQKARELLARFKLDAKADDFAASLSGGQRKLLEMARALMSDPSFVMLDEPMAGVNPALTESLLDHILDLKDLGMTVLFVEHDMHMVRHIADWVVVMAEGKVVAEGPPDTVMEDQAVIDAYLGSHQDVDLGVVTGRIEGELGAEGRELLEEIHEEQEHSIDEANKETR